TGAGTTAAGATCTACCGACTCGATCTCCTTTCCCTCTATTTGATCGCGCTGCCTGTTCGCAACATTACATTATGACTCTATTACGGGTGCTAAACCAGCGGCAACGACCACCAAAACTTCTCGCGCCATGTCTTCCGCCGATCTATGTTGCGGATGTCTGCTCCACTCGACGGCTGATCCAAAAATGCCCCAGCTTGCAATCAGTGCGGCAGTCTCCACCGTTTCTCGTGAAACGGATGGTTCCGATTGTTCACTTAACCAGGTAAATAATAGGTCATTTAGTTCCTTTTGCATCGCGACCTGAAATAACGGTTCATACTGACGATCAGCTAAAGTCATATACGGACGAGTACAGAAAAGAAAATCGAAAACGATTAAAATAAGCGTTCGCAGGCTTCCTATATCGGATAAAGCAGCATTCGGCAGCTCATTCTTCAGCTTCTCCCGGAATTTTTCCCTCATCCAGCTCTCAAGAAATGCGAATTTGTCTTCAAAATGCGCATAAAACGTGGAGCGATTTACGGTCGCGTAAGCCGTAATATCTTGTACGGTAATAGAAGAGACATTCTTCTTCTTCTCAAGCAATTCCATAAAAGCTTGCATCAATAGTTGACGCGTCCGTTTCACACGGGGATCGTTTGTGTGAGTGAGCATGTTATGCTTCTCCCTCTCTCTCAGAATATTGGTTAGCGTACGTTTTTAGGAAAACTAAAACACAACAAATAAGTACGTGTGTTGGATAAGCCACGAATGCGGTTGTTTACTGGTTGTACAACCCAAACCGCTTAGATAAGATTAACACAGACAGTGTAGTTTTTACTACACTGTTGGGTCAATCGATTGGTTCAAACCAAGGGAGGAAGATGAAAATGGAAAACAATCCAGTAAGTAAATACGCTGGCAAGAAAGTCGTGATTACGGGAGGTAGCAGCGGACTTGGCCTCGTGACGGCGAAGTTGCTAGTGGATGAAGGAGCACGCGTTCTGATCACCGGACGTACCCAGGCCAAGCTCGACTCGGCTCGTGAAAAACTCGGAAACAACGCGGTCTCATTGCTGAGCGACGCCGCGTCGTTAACGGATATCGATAAGTTGGCCGACCGGGTCAAGGCCGAGTTCGGAACGATAGACGCCCTGTTCGTTAACGCCGGCATCACGCGCTATGCTCCCTTTGATTCGACACCCGAAGAAGTGTACGACGAGTTACTTACAGTCAACGCCAAAGGTCCGTACTTCACCGTGCAGAAACTTGCCCCATTGCTAAACGAAGGAAGTGGCGTGGTGCTCACCACCTCTATCACGAACGTATTGGGTATCCCGATGATCAGTGCGTACGCGGCCAGTAAGGCAGCGCTGCGCTCCATGACTCGCAGTCTGGCCCGCGAGCTGTTACCGCGGAAGATTCGCGTCAACGCGGTCAGCCCCGGCCCCATCGACACCGGCATCTTGGAGCGGTCGATGCCGAAGGAAGCTGCAGAACAGATCGAGGCGCAGATGAAACAGCAGATCCCAATGCTGCGTTTCGGCGATCCGGTCGAGGTCGCCAAAGCCGTAGCATTCCTGGCATTTGAAGCCACCTATACCACCGGGGCTGAGTTCCCTGTCGACGGAGGCGGCTCCCAGATCTGAGCACTCTCAGTTCGCAACCGGCACGGGGCTGGCACCATGGTAGGATTCGCCGCCGTTCAGATTGCCCTCATGCGCGGTGCTCGTGTGGTCGCAACCGCTGGTGCCACCTACGCCGACAAACTCCGCGCTATGGGAACGATGGTGACCTCGTTCGCGCCAGTTACGGAGAAGTACATACCCTACGTTATGACGTTGTCGGCGACTTTGCCCAATACGCAGCAGACGGCAAGTTCACGATTCCGGTCGCCAAGACTTTCGCACTCGACGCATGGCGTTCAGCCGTCGAAATGAGTCAGAGTGGGCGTGCCCACGGCAAACTGATCCTCCTGCCCGTCTCCGACTGAAGTGCGCAAATAACTGGGGAATTTTCAGAAATATGAAGGGAGGACATGCATTGAATACAAACCAACGGGAACATATCGCACTGATTACAGGCGCAAATAGTGGGATCGGGTTGGCATTAACCCGGAAATTGCTGTCGGAGAACTGGCAGGTGGTTGCTTTGAACCGGTCGAGTTTTCCGGCGGACGACAGATTCATCCAAAATCATCTCAAGAACGGATGGCTCCGGGCCTATAAAGTGACGGATCTCACCGATTATGGCAGCTTGAGACACTCTTTGGAAGAAATCAAAAGCAAGGAGCAGCGGATCGATATTTTGTTCAACAACGCCGGAGGAGGCTTAAGTGAGCTGAGCTATTCGAAACAAGGTCGCGAAAAGCATTATGAATTGTTAACGGTCGTTCCTTATATCATTCTGATGGAATTAAAGGAACTGCTGAAAAACGGCCGCTTAAAAACGGTGATTAACACTTCATCACAGGTGCTTAGATTTACGAAGGAGTTTACGATCGAAAACCTAGAGCATCCCAAAACCTTCCGCAAAATGTTTGGCCCTTATGCGACTTCAAAGCTGGCGCTCTCGCTGTGGACTCAAGCCGTCGAACCGCAACTTGCCAAGGAAGACATCAAGATCCGCAGCGTTGACCCGGGAATTAACAATACGCTAAGAAAAGGAAAAGATTCTGGACTGACCGTATGGTTTGAACTGTTTATGAAGTTTTTTTCCTCTCCGCCTACCCATGGCGCCAACCTATTATATGAGGGAGCCCTCGGCAAACATTGCAATGAGACCGGCGTGTTTTTGTTGAAAGATCGGGTTGCGGACTTGAAATTTACAGAACATGCGCAGCGTGTGCTGGAAAGAATCTCCGATATATATAGCCATGAATTTCTTGGCGGGAGTGTTCGAGTTATTGGCTGAGTTTCAGAAGATTGTTGCTTACGAGACCATCTTCTGAATTTCGTTCTCACAGTAGGCTGGAAGCGTCTCCCCACTTATTTTCATGGAATGCCGGAGCGCTTGATGAAAAAGTTCTTTGGATCTCGCAAGTGCCGACAGCGAGGTTGTTCCATCAATGAAATGGTGCTATGTGACATAGTGATTCAAATACTTCGTAGTCACATCGCGGAAGAAGTGGAAAAAGGCTTTGAATCGATCCTATGCCAATATAGAATGTATGTTCGTTTTTTTAGTCGCCGCAAATTAATTAACCGGGTGGCGGAGCTTGTCCAAGCCGACCCGCGGCGCCGAAGTTACAGTGAACACGATCCTACCGGGACCGACCCTCTCCGAGAACGTGCAGCAGATCATTGAGAGCATTTATTCGAACGAAGAGATGACCTTCGAGGCTAAAGCGAAAGACTTTATGACGAAGAACCAGCCTCAATCCGAAATCCAACGGTTTATCAGACCTATGAAGATCGGACGATTGACTGCTTTCATTTGCAGCCCGACGGCCTCCGCCTTCAAAGGATCCCCGATCCGCATAGATGGGGGAATGGTACCAACAACGCCTCGTCGAGTGCTCGGAGGTTGTCTACGACGAAACGATCAAAAATTGACAGTGCGCTTCCTCACCGGCGTCGGGCCGGCGGGGGGCGCACTGTGCAATTCTAGGGCTTCATTTGGACTCAATTCGACCCCATGAATTGGCCTTCTCAGACAAAGTCTTTTTCACTGCAGACCAACTGGATTGCTCAATATCAAGTGCATGGCGAAGGTAAGCCCATGTGACCCGCTGGATCAGGGAAACTCGTTCTGGGTTTTCGTCCGTTGTTTCCTTGACCTCGTGCCCAGCGATTCCGCCAAGTGAGTGTTCTGCGCCGAAGAGGGTGAGCAGGCTCACGGCTCCCGGGCTGTGGAAGTAGGGGTCGGTCATCCAGTCCGGCCCGCGGACGGTCAACTGATACTTGCGCGGGATGTCGTTCTGGTCCTCGACGATCACGATGTTGGTACGCATGGCGCAGGACCATGCCGCTGCTTACTCCGACCTACAAGCTCATTGCATTGGATCTACTGGACAGGGCGATTCCGATCGGCCGGCACCTTATCGGACGCTCTGCCAACCGCTCCCGAGCGGGTATGGCGGACCTGGCATTTCGCATTTCACGCAGTCGCGGACCTTCCAGAAATGCTGATCGCCGGCCGAGATCGTGAATATCTCGATTGGTTCTTGAGGCGAAAGGCGGCTAACCCGGAGGCGTTTTCCATATGCAAATCATTTCTCCAATAAAAATAAAATCCAATTTGTTAATAGAATGATTCGTTTTCCGTATTAACTAATGTGAGGCTCATACAACCACAACAAATTGCGCAATTTGTTTTGTTAGTTGCATCTTTAAGTGAGGGGAGGGGAAATAGTTGGAGGTTACTCATGTGAATACAGGAATCAGCCATAGCATTCGTGATCTTCAAAAGGGGATCATGTCAGAAGAAAGATTTACAGTGATCTACGATGCATACTATAGCCGTGTCTACAAATATATTTGCTACCGTATCAATAACCACTATGACGCGGAAGAGATTTGCAGTCATGTATTTGAAGTAGTGATTTCAAAATACAACAGCTACTCGCCACAAAAGTCCAATTTTGAAGTTTGGTTGTTTGCGATTGCTAGAAACGCTGTAGCTGATTACTTCCGCTCACAGAAAAAAAGAGCGACATTTTCGCTGGATTCAATTCTGGACATGATTTTACCAAGGTCAACTCCAGAAGAAGTTGTCATCCTTGATGACAGCAACGAAATCTTGTACAAGGCTCTGGCAAAGCTAAGCGATAAGGAACGCAATATCATTGGCATGAAGTATGCAGCCGGGTTGAAAAACGCGGAAATTGCTGACCTGCTCGGAGTCAGCGGTTCAAATATCGGTGTAGTCCTTTACAGATGTCTAAAGAAGCTGCAACAAGAACTGGAAAAAGGAGGTTTTCAATATGAAAAATAGGAAGAATGTAGATGAATTTCCCGACTTAACCAACTTGCTTGCCAATTTGGAGCTTACTGACAAAGCCTCCAAAGACCGAATCTACCATCGTCTCACGTTCAAAATGAAATCAGGAACCATTCAACCAAATTTTATGAAAAGGGATGAGATCGTGATGAAAAAAAATACATGGAAAACTGTAACCGTAAGTGCAATGGCTGTTGCTATCTTGACAGGTGCTTTCTCGACTACCTCTTTTGCACAAAATATGACGAAGTCTATTCTGGCACGTTTTCATGTGGGCAATATGCAAATCGTCCAATACGACAAGGAGCCGACTGTAGATAATAGCGCATCTGAACAAGCAGCGGGCGATGCTTCCCGTAAGGTTCAGTTGCAGGTACGTCCTAATCTGACTGTGGAAGAGGCTCGTGCCGTATTAGGGCTAAACTTCCCAGCCCCATCTTGGCTGGCAGATTACAAGTACGTCAACACAGTCATTCATGGCAATAACATGGCGGAAGTACAGTTCAACAAAGGTGAGAAAACCGTTAACTTCCTAATTTCCAAGGGTGGCGAAAACGGCATCGGTACCACAGGCGAAGTGAAAAAAGAAGTGATCAAGGGAACCACGGTTTACTTCGCAAACGGGATTGTGATTTGGGAGAATAATGGCTTTACGGTTGAACTGTATGCACAAGACGATTTTGATACGGCAACGCTGGGCAAAATAATTGAAAGCTTCAAGGTTGGCACACCTCTGAAGAAGGAGGAAATCGAGAAAGCAAAGGAAAAAATGCAAAACACACCTCCAACAGAAGGTGCTGGCCCTGCTCCAGCCCCAGCCCCAGCCCCAGCTACTAACTAAAGAAGATGTAAGTCGCACACTATAGTTTTTATAGCGAAGGGATTCCTCTAGGGGAATTCCTTTTTGCTTGGACGCGCCATTTCCGGCCTTTATCTGGGTCAGATCCCAAGCTGGACAGTGGCGGAACGCGGAAAACGTACGTTAGCAATTGTGTTGCATCCCGATTCGATCACAAAGCGCTAAGTTGTGTTGCATTATGGCCCCAAAACGTCCATAAACAGGCTTTGCTATGCAACACAATTGACTTTGTGCCGCATTCCTTAGCGTACGTTTTACGCGGAATGTTGGCGGTACCCCATTGAGGGAAAAATAACTAACGTGACTATACAGAGGAGACAATCGAACATATGAAGATAATTTAGAGGCTGCAGGGCGTTGGTTTTTCTCTAGACGAAATGACGGTATATCCTTTTTTCGTCCATTTATCTCATCCAATCGTTGCGGTGGACACGACGTTAAGTGGATCCTAATAATAGACTTAACGAAGAAAGAGGTGTCCGCAAATGGGAGAGCAACGACAGCGTTACAACGAAGAATTTAAAAAACAGACGGTAAAGTAAGTTCAATTATTAAAACTAGGCTCTATCAATAACCTGTATCAAGCGGAAGCCGCGTTCTCGAGAGTATCGAACGCGACAATGTCAACAGCCTCGTAGAAATAACGGGAATCACTGGGGCGCTGTGGTATCGTGACTGGCTCGGTGCGCGGTGTCCGGGTGTAGAACTGGAATCCGCCACTGCAGACGGCGAGGTCTTCGAGAGAAAGTCAGGCATTGGCTGTTTGGAAGGGCAGGCGGCTGCCCGAAGCTGCAAGTTTAACTTGCTTGTTCCACCAAATCAATTGGGTTACGTCTTTTTACGGTTGCTGCAATTTGAACAACAATCATCAGCAGAACGATAACAATCATTACAACAACTGCAGACGCAAAGCTATTGGTCGCATCATGCAGCCATCCCAACATAATTGGACCGGCGGCTCCAATCACATAACCAATCGATTGTGCTTTCGCTGACCATGCGGCAGCTTCATGGTGGTTACCTGCAGCATCGATTGGAAGAAGCACGTTTAAGGGAAACAACCCTCCTGCGCCAATTCCAATAAGCGCGGAAGCCAACCAAGGTGAAACATCGACTACGAGTAAGAAAAGTCCGAGTATTTCAAACAAAGATCCAATAACCAACCACAGGCGGCGAGACGGATATTTCTTTAACAAGGAGGGTAACACCAGACTTACAGGAATTTGAATTACAAATAATATAGTTAAACTATTTGCAGCGTAAGATGTCGTGTAGCCCATGCCTTCGATAATTTGTGGAAGCCAAGCCGTAAACGAGTAGAACAATATCGCCATTAGACCAAAGGATATTGTGATTAGCCAAGCCTTGCCGTTTCTCCATGGTAATTTTACTTGCGTATTCACGGAATCCGTATGTACCGATTTTTTTACTTGCAGGTTGACGAACAGCCACCAAATACCACCGGCTATGACAGCAATAATGGCCCAAAATGCAAGGGAAGCTCGCCAGGAGTGAAATCCTTCCTGAAGCGGTATTGAAAGCCAGGTGCTGGAAGTAGAACCCAACGTAAGTGCAACTGTGTATACCGCAATCATGGACGGAATTTGTTTTGGAAAATGGAGTCTGATGAAACCGGACATCAGCGGACCTATCAATGCAATACCGACACCTGTAATGAAAGCTGTGATGAGCAGAAGAGTTGCCGAGTGAGTGAACAAACGAATAACAGTACCTACTCCAATAATCCACAGAGACAAACCAATAATCCTTTCAATTCCCCATTTACCGCCTACCTTTACGGCAATCGGAGAAAAAATCCCCATGCATAGCACCGGTATCGACGTTAACAAACTAGCTACAACTGCATTCATTCCAAGGTCTGCAGTGATGTTTCCGAGCAATGGCGCGATGGTATTAATCGCCGGACGTAAATTCAGCGCGGCTGTGAACAATGCTATTGCCAGCAGTAGTACGTTTTTTTTCATATTGCTTTACTTCCTTTCGGTAGAATGTCATTTCTTAACCGAGCCATCCCAAAGGTGGAGTAATCATATGCCAAAGTCGTGTGTCGAATATTCCACAATGAAATTAGTTTGACGGGTCACTGAAATGCTAGAACAAATCATACTTGAATAATATCGATTTATCAATTACATTGAATTTATAATTACAATTTGTTATACAAATGATATGAAGCCCTTTCGATGACTAATTATGGAGGAGTCTCACCGAATGGAACTGAGACAATTGGAGTATTTTGTTGCCGTAAGCGAAGAACTGCATTTTACCAAGGCAGCTGACAAAATCGGTATATCTCAACCCAATTTGAGTCTACAAATTAAAGCCCTGGAAGAAGAAATCGGGATGCCTTTATTCGACCGCATTGGAAAACGGATCGGACTGACTGAAGCGGGTTCGCTACTACTCAGGCACACCAGAAGCATGTTTCAAAATATCCAGAACGCACTTCACGAGATAGATGATCTTCTGCATCAGCGTGGAGGCAATCTAAGCGTCGGGGCGCTGCCATCCGAGCTTGATTTCCGTTTGACCCCGATGTTTATTAGTTTTATACGAAAATATCCCAACGTCAGGTTAAAAATAGCCTCAGAAGTGAATCTAGACGAATTAGTTCTAAGCACCGAAATTGATATCGGCATTACAGTGAAGCCTTTATTCGATCCCCGACTGGTCGTACGCCCATTAGCCCGTGAAGAGTATGGAGTCGTTGTGTCAAAAGAGCACGAGCTGTCCACAAAAGAATCCATTTCCTTGATCGAATTAAAAGAACTGCCCGTTGTTATGTATCCGAGGGAATTCTGCTGGGCACGAAAATTTGTTGAAAATTGGTGTCAACAGCATGGATTCAATTTAAATGTGCTTGTTGAAACGAGCACCCTCTCCTCCATCTTCCATTTTGTAAGAGAAAATATCGGGGTCGCTGTGGTTGCGAACTCGCTTCTCGAATCCATCGATAAACATAATTTGCGTTTTATCCCAATACATGATTATCCCCCAGTAAGGGAAATGAGCATCATTTATCGGGCGGACAAATATCTTAGTCACGCTGCACAAGCCTTTATTCATTTTGCTGAGGACGAGCTAAAAGACCGAGGGCCACATGAAATGATGCATTCTGGTACGCCATCGCCAGCCAAACATGAACCGAGAACATGACGGCGATCAGCATCGCGGTCACCGCCACATGCACGAGATCGGGCAGTTGGTGAGCAATAAACGTTTCCACTTTATCCACGTTATCTTCCAGCGTTTTCTTGACGGCTCCCGTCGAATTTCAATCGTCTCAACCACCAAGACCGAAACAAAAGGATGAATGAAAGGCAGGGAGCCTGGAGGGGAAGGGCGGAAGGGGAATAATAATATTCGTCAAATACCCCTCCAAGTTAAGAGGGGGCTGGTATAATTAAGCTATATATGCTCCATGCCGGATTGTACTGTTGATAAAATTTTGAAGACAGTTAAAAAGCTGTTACGACAAGGAGATGTTTCGGCATGATCGTGCACACCTGCAAACCCCCAAGGCTATTATCGGCATTCGTGGATTATTTTTGGTACATGGAAAGCCGAAATACTGCATGTCAAAACGAGCTTTCATTACCGGACGGTTCCGTTGATCTCATTATTGATTTAACTGCGGATAAAGTCCTCATGGCAACTGCGTCGAACGAGACATTGCGGCTCAACAATGTATTTGTCTGCGGGCCTCATTCGAGACATTTCGTGATCTACAATTCGCTTGAAACGAGAGTGATGGGCATCCATTTTAAACCGGGCGGCGCATATCCGTTTTTCGGGTATCCACTGGATCAATTACATAATGTCATGCAATCGATGGATGCGATTTGGGGGCATTTAGCCGGAGAACTGCGTGAGGAGCTGCTCGAATTGTCAACTGTCGAGCAAATGTTTCATGTGCTTACCGAGCGATTGCTGCAATTGGCGGTTAAGCCGCTTGTTATCCATCCGGCTGTTCAGTATGCGATTGAGCATTTAGGTAAGAAAAACGCGCAGACGGACCACGTTCGACACATTGTTGATCAAATCGGCATCAGTCACAGACGATTTATCGAACTGTTCCAGAGGGAAACCGGCTATACGCCAAAACGTTACAGCCGCATTCGACGATTTCAAGGGGTGCTAAGGAAAATGAATGAACGACAAAATATTATAGATTGGTCAGATATCGCGTTCGATTGCGGGTATTACGATCAGTCTCACTTTATTAAGGATTTTCGCGCTTTTTCCGGATTGAACCCGACTGATTATGAGGCGATTCCCGGGAGGCATTACAATCATGTTCACTTATGACGGATGGGGTCAATTATTTACAATACGATGTGTGATCTTTGCTGTAAAATTAAGTGGTGAACAAGCACAAAACAAGTCCGCAGCTTATCGCTTGAATGCATTTCACACTTTAACACGAGGAGGACATTGAGATGGGAAACGAGTGGACCCCTGAAAAATATTCTTCAGTTGTTCCGACACTGCGTGCAGAGCACGCCGATCGATTGTTGCATTTTTTGCAAGCCGTTTTCGATGCGGAAGTGCTTCACCGAACGACGGATGAAAAGGGAAAGGTTACGCATGCCGAGGTGCGTATCGGACATGGGATCGTTGAAGTATCGGATGCTAATGAGGCGTGGCCGGCCAATGAATCTTCACTGCATGTTTTTGTTCGCAACACGGACGAGTGCTACAGGCGAGCATTGGAGGCGGGAGCGGTTTCTCTGTATGAACCGGCGGACATGCCGTATGGAGAAAGAAGCGGTGGGATCAAAGATGAATTCGGAAACAGTTGGTTTATTGCAACATTTCAAAGAGGTGAAGGGCGTGGCTATTACGATTGACGACGTGCGCCAAATCGCGCTCTCCCTGCCGAAAACGGAAGAAGTAGAACATTGGGACAAACCGTCCTTTCGGGTCAACGGGAAAATCTATGCCGTAGTTCAAAAGGACGGGATATCCGTTGTCGTCAAATCGACAAGAGACGAACGTGAAGCGTTAACCACATTAGAACCGGAAATATATAGCGTCCCTCCGAATTTTCAACGGCTGCATTACATGATTGTCAATATGGAGCGCATTCCGAAGGACGAATTTCGCTCCGTCCTCGTCCGCGCCTGGCGCCTGGTTGCTTCTAAACACATCGTAAAAACTTATGATGAACAACGGTCAACATGATCTACCACACCTCACTTATGAACCATCAATGTTACGCCCTTCACATGTGAGGAGTGGACAATGAGAACTATTCATTCAATATATCTTCTATTTAACATTTAATTTTCTTCTCATGTGGCTTACTCATCGCTTTTCCACTCACCATTAGTTCCATTCACAAACTTCACGTTCTTAAGCGCATAATCCAAATCTAGGAAACACTAACATTTCTTTTACGTAATTTCTTAAATACCGAGTATTCCTTATTGGACTTAATAAAACTTAATATCTTTTCGGCACATTCTACTGGATTCATCTCTTCAGTATTTACTTCGAGGTCATATTCATCAATGCAATATACGTTGCTGAACTGTGAAGCTGCTAGTCCAATATTTCTATCTCCTCTTGTTTGCTCTCTTCTTATGAGTTCTTCTTTCGAGCATATTACACCTATAAATAATGTAGGCTGATCGAAAAATAGATCAAGACACAAATTAAACCACTTGTCATTTTCGATTACAGTATCTACTATTACATTCAAACCCATTTCTGAAAACAATTTAATTGTCGAATAGTACAGTGAGATTAAGGGATCAAACATTATTTGTTCGACAACTCGGTCATCTACTTCTCTTGTAGGTTCAATATCTGAAAATTTATTTTTAAAAAAGTCCTTGATAAAATCATCTACTGATAAATGATGAAAAAGAATCTCTTTCTGATTTATCAGTTCATTAGAAATACTAGTCTTCCCTGAACTTGAAGTTCCGTTCATCAATACAATGATTCCTTGCTTCAAACGAATCACCCTCACATATAAGATCTGCGTATCTTTCAGATAACGTTATGTTCACAGAGTTCATGAAATTATCCAACTCAGAAAATATTCGAGAAACGATTGAACTATCCTGCCCGTTAGCGTAGAAAAGCCACCAGTCGTTATCTTGGCAACTTCTTGTTGATGGCTTGGCACTCTCGTTCTCCGATAACGTAATGATGTTGTTTCAGTCTAAAATATCAACAATCTTATTAGCACATCAAAACCGGTAGCCTGCTCCGTACTTTATAGCGAGGTTACGAACTTCATCTCCGGAAAGTGGCTATCCGGTCCTTTCATTAAGATTCCACCTTGATTTTTCAAATACATATTGAAGAAGTCCAGCATATAGGCATTGATAACGGAGTTCGCTCTTTCGGGCGTAATCGTTCCGGTAATGCCCAGCATGTTGAAAATCGGAGAAACGAACTGGATGTCGGCAAAATTCAAATGCTCAGTATTTTCGATATAGAGAACTTGTCCCCCTTCGTCGACCGTTTCGCGCATCCGTCCAAGCTCCAACTTTTTATCTTCCGTTACTTGATCTTCCCATTCTCTTGTTGAGCCCATACGGATAAGCTCTGCATCCGTGTATACCCGGTTATCCATCACCCTTTTTAATTTTTCGAAATAGCTTTCCGAGTTGATGAACAAAAACGGCTTTCGCAGACCCTCTCGGTCACGCAGTCGATAAAGCCCTCCATCAAGGTCGACTCCAACCGCGATGCGCGGATCGTAAGAAGCGTCATAGGCCGTCGCTCCGCCGATGGAATGGCCGAACACCCCGACATGACCGATATCCATCCTCCCTTTGAGATGACTTGGAATCTGCCCCGATTGGATGAGCTCGAATTGGTCCAACGCAAACGCCACATCGTCGGTTAAAACTTTTCCCAACTTGTCGCGATTTTCTCTGCTCGTCCGGTAATCTTGGCCCGGCGAGAATAAGTCGTTGGTTGTGCCGGTCGTGATTCGCCCGTCCGGAAACTCGGTTGCAAATGTATTGTAGGTGTGGTCGATCACGGCCACAATATATCCGTGACTCGCGAGATTTTCGGCATGCAACGTGTGGAGGAACCTGGAAGAGCCGTTGCCGGGATTCGCAAGGATCAGCGGGTATGAAGTCTGCGCCGAAGAGACTTCGGCCCCCGAATAAGCATGACTGGATACGTACTTCAGGTGTTGAAAAGTAAACCCGGGAAGGCCATAGTCCGCGGCC
The window above is part of the Paenibacillus hamazuiensis genome. Proteins encoded here:
- a CDS encoding TetR/AcrR family transcriptional regulator is translated as MLTHTNDPRVKRTRQLLMQAFMELLEKKKNVSSITVQDITAYATVNRSTFYAHFEDKFAFLESWMREKFREKLKNELPNAALSDIGSLRTLILIVFDFLFCTRPYMTLADRQYEPLFQVAMQKELNDLLFTWLSEQSEPSVSRETVETAALIASWGIFGSAVEWSRHPQHRSAEDMAREVLVVVAAGLAPVIES
- a CDS encoding SDR family oxidoreductase, whose amino-acid sequence is MENNPVSKYAGKKVVITGGSSGLGLVTAKLLVDEGARVLITGRTQAKLDSAREKLGNNAVSLLSDAASLTDIDKLADRVKAEFGTIDALFVNAGITRYAPFDSTPEEVYDELLTVNAKGPYFTVQKLAPLLNEGSGVVLTTSITNVLGIPMISAYAASKAALRSMTRSLARELLPRKIRVNAVSPGPIDTGILERSMPKEAAEQIEAQMKQQIPMLRFGDPVEVAKAVAFLAFEATYTTGAEFPVDGGGSQI
- a CDS encoding SDR family NAD(P)-dependent oxidoreductase, which encodes MNTNQREHIALITGANSGIGLALTRKLLSENWQVVALNRSSFPADDRFIQNHLKNGWLRAYKVTDLTDYGSLRHSLEEIKSKEQRIDILFNNAGGGLSELSYSKQGREKHYELLTVVPYIILMELKELLKNGRLKTVINTSSQVLRFTKEFTIENLEHPKTFRKMFGPYATSKLALSLWTQAVEPQLAKEDIKIRSVDPGINNTLRKGKDSGLTVWFELFMKFFSSPPTHGANLLYEGALGKHCNETGVFLLKDRVADLKFTEHAQRVLERISDIYSHEFLGGSVRVIG
- a CDS encoding sigma-70 family RNA polymerase sigma factor, which codes for MNTGISHSIRDLQKGIMSEERFTVIYDAYYSRVYKYICYRINNHYDAEEICSHVFEVVISKYNSYSPQKSNFEVWLFAIARNAVADYFRSQKKRATFSLDSILDMILPRSTPEEVVILDDSNEILYKALAKLSDKERNIIGMKYAAGLKNAEIADLLGVSGSNIGVVLYRCLKKLQQELEKGGFQYEK
- a CDS encoding CynX/NimT family MFS transporter translates to MKKNVLLLAIALFTAALNLRPAINTIAPLLGNITADLGMNAVVASLLTSIPVLCMGIFSPIAVKVGGKWGIERIIGLSLWIIGVGTVIRLFTHSATLLLITAFITGVGIALIGPLMSGFIRLHFPKQIPSMIAVYTVALTLGSTSSTWLSIPLQEGFHSWRASLAFWAIIAVIAGGIWWLFVNLQVKKSVHTDSVNTQVKLPWRNGKAWLITISFGLMAILFYSFTAWLPQIIEGMGYTTSYAANSLTILFVIQIPVSLVLPSLLKKYPSRRLWLVIGSLFEILGLFLLVVDVSPWLASALIGIGAGGLFPLNVLLPIDAAGNHHEAAAWSAKAQSIGYVIGAAGPIMLGWLHDATNSFASAVVVMIVIVLLMIVVQIAATVKRRNPIDLVEQAS
- a CDS encoding LysR family transcriptional regulator, whose protein sequence is MELRQLEYFVAVSEELHFTKAADKIGISQPNLSLQIKALEEEIGMPLFDRIGKRIGLTEAGSLLLRHTRSMFQNIQNALHEIDDLLHQRGGNLSVGALPSELDFRLTPMFISFIRKYPNVRLKIASEVNLDELVLSTEIDIGITVKPLFDPRLVVRPLAREEYGVVVSKEHELSTKESISLIELKELPVVMYPREFCWARKFVENWCQQHGFNLNVLVETSTLSSIFHFVRENIGVAVVANSLLESIDKHNLRFIPIHDYPPVREMSIIYRADKYLSHAAQAFIHFAEDELKDRGPHEMMHSGTPSPAKHEPRT
- a CDS encoding AraC family transcriptional regulator, with translation MIVHTCKPPRLLSAFVDYFWYMESRNTACQNELSLPDGSVDLIIDLTADKVLMATASNETLRLNNVFVCGPHSRHFVIYNSLETRVMGIHFKPGGAYPFFGYPLDQLHNVMQSMDAIWGHLAGELREELLELSTVEQMFHVLTERLLQLAVKPLVIHPAVQYAIEHLGKKNAQTDHVRHIVDQIGISHRRFIELFQRETGYTPKRYSRIRRFQGVLRKMNERQNIIDWSDIAFDCGYYDQSHFIKDFRAFSGLNPTDYEAIPGRHYNHVHL
- a CDS encoding VOC family protein — protein: MGNEWTPEKYSSVVPTLRAEHADRLLHFLQAVFDAEVLHRTTDEKGKVTHAEVRIGHGIVEVSDANEAWPANESSLHVFVRNTDECYRRALEAGAVSLYEPADMPYGERSGGIKDEFGNSWFIATFQRGEGRGYYD
- a CDS encoding MmcQ/YjbR family DNA-binding protein, which translates into the protein MEKEAVGSKMNSETVGLLQHFKEVKGVAITIDDVRQIALSLPKTEEVEHWDKPSFRVNGKIYAVVQKDGISVVVKSTRDEREALTTLEPEIYSVPPNFQRLHYMIVNMERIPKDEFRSVLVRAWRLVASKHIVKTYDEQRST
- a CDS encoding chloramphenicol phosphotransferase CPT family protein, giving the protein MKQGIIVLMNGTSSSGKTSISNELINQKEILFHHLSVDDFIKDFFKNKFSDIEPTREVDDRVVEQIMFDPLISLYYSTIKLFSEMGLNVIVDTVIENDKWFNLCLDLFFDQPTLFIGVICSKEELIRREQTRGDRNIGLAASQFSNVYCIDEYDLEVNTEEMNPVECAEKILSFIKSNKEYSVFKKLRKRNVSVS